Part of the Girardinichthys multiradiatus isolate DD_20200921_A chromosome 14, DD_fGirMul_XY1, whole genome shotgun sequence genome is shown below.
aggactaccagttggcctcgaagcgattctggcaaactgtccggcgcctcaggagggggaagcagtgcttcgccaacactgtttacagtggggttgggaggctgctgacctcgactggaggcattatcgggcggtggaaggagtacttcaaggatctcctcaatcctgccatcatccattccctggtggaaacagaggctggggactcggggttagactctttcatcacccaggcttaagtcaccgaggtggtaaaaaagctccgtggtggcggggcttcgggggtggatgagatccgccctgagtacctcaagtctctggatgttgtagggctgtcatggttgacacgcctcttcgacattgcgtggcggtcgtggacagtgcctctggactggcaggtggtggtccctcttcataagaaggatgaccggagggtgtgttccaactacagggggatcacattcttcagcctccctggtaaggcctacaccagggtattggagaggagagtccagccgatagtcgaacctcggcttcaggaggagcagtgtggtttttgtcccagccgtcgaacactggaccagctctacaccctctacagggttcatgggaatttgcctgaccggtccacatgtgttttgtggacttggagaaggcattcgactgtgtccctcgtggggGGTGCtctaggagtatggaatcaggggccctttattaggggccatccggtctctgtacaagcagagcaggagtttggcccgcattgccggcactaagtcagacctgttcccggtgcatgttggactctggcagggctgccctttgtcaccggtcctgttcataacttttatggacaggatttctagatgcagccaagggccggagggggtctggtttggggaccagtggatttcatctcttctttttgcagatgacgaggtcctgctggccccctctagtcaagacctacagcatgcgctggggcggttctcagccgagtgtgaagcagctgggatgaggatcagttcctccaagtccgaggccatggttcttgactggaaaagggtggcttgtcctcttcaggttggaggggagttcctgcctcaagtggaggagttcaagtatctcagggtcttgttcacgagtgagggaagaatggagcaggagatcaacagacggataggtgcggctgccgcagtaatggggacactgggccggtccgttgtggtgaagagaaagctgagctgaaaagcgaagttctcgatttaccggttggtctacgttcctaccctcacctatggccatgaactttgggtcatgaccgaaagaatgagattctggatacaagcggctgaaatgagcttcctccgtagggtggccgggcactcccttagagatagggtgaggagctcggccatccgggagaggctcggagtagagccgctgctaaTAGCAGCAATAGTTCTGTTAGAAAGACACAGACAAACAAATAATCACTTGGCCAGGTGTGGCTTGTATGGAGAAAAGAGAGTCAATCATAGTGATTGTACGTAATTAATaaatggagagtagtaggaAAAAACAGGAGTGAGGAAAATTAGTCAGTATGTTTTCCTATAACCACACAACTGCTTATTtctaaaagaaataattttttttcactctatattatttttaagaatAGTATATACTACCAACACTTAGAATGGATAGCTTAATAAACACAATCTTAATAGACTTTTTATGCAAACATTTCTATTTAAAGTAATCAAAcaagtaattttatttgatttttgttgtttttttgttccttCCAGTTTTTCCTGCATTTCTTCCAACTTCACTAGCATGTGAAAATGGCATCAACATTGATTAAGCATCTTATTGCTCAGCCTTATTAAGAATTTTTTCACATCCTTTATGGAACTGTGATTATGCTTTGGGTTTGATCGACATGGTTTTAAAGACTAATCAATGATTATATCTGATTGGAAAACACAATGAACCTTCACTTTGAATAATAGATTGAATAAATTAGTGTTAATTGAGCAGAGAGCCTTATCATCATGCTTGTGCCTTCCAGAAAGAGGTATCGGGGGATTCCATCATCTACCTTGGTCAGGAGAGAAACCCCTGGAGGCCTCTGATCCGCACGACAGCCAACCTCACTGAGATCAGCAGGTGAGCAGCACATTATCCCGGTATTATGAAAAGATTTATGATATTTCTCTCACTATCACTTAAATACAGCTATGACATTTGAATTAGGCCATCTTATTTATCAGTCCCTTCATGTTCTTCTCCTGTTTTTCACAGCATCAAATCGAGTTTTCAGTTTCGGACCTTTGACCCCGAGGGAGTGATTTTCTACGGAGACACCAAAAATGGAAAGGACTGGTTTGTTTTGTCCCTGAAAGAAGGAATTCCCCTCATGCAGATCAGCAAAGAGGACGTACAAGTCAGCGTGACAGGTGGGCCAAAGCTCAATGATGGAAAGTGGCATACGGTGAGTTTCCAGTGAGGGGTTACTGGGAATTAACAGACTTTGTTCTTAATATCTGATTAATGACTTTTCCTTTCTTTGAAGGTGGATTTGAGCAACCACGGAAAGTTTGTGATTCTGGAAGTGGACAGCTCACCTGGACTGGTGGTGGGATTGCACTCCAAACAGACAAAAGAGGTCATTTCTGGGGAACTTCGATTGGCCCTCGGTGGGATCCTGATCACCAAGGACAAGATGATTGTTCAGGTGCTTTATATCTATAGCCCCTGAGGCTGTTGAAGATCAGTTATTTGACCCGGTCATGAGTATACAGCCTTATGTTACAGAAATtactttttagatttattttaaatgtaaacgtAAACAGTATATGACCCTGAAAAACAATCATAATCAGACTCTTGCAGATTTCTTCCTGCATTTCCTCTAAAAAACAATGCTTTCCAAAGGTTGTCACATCTGTTGCACTTTTCCAAGTGTGGCGTgaattttgctgcaattacatccGCTAGTCGTTTGGgtcatgtctctaccagctttgagcatgtagagactgaACCTTTTTCCAGTTCTGACACAGACTGAGAGGCCATTTAGAAACTCAGGAaatctttgcaggtgttttgagttaatcggttgattagggtgtgactccatgagtttccaatatttaactttcacaatattcaaatgttATTGGGTTTTAATTCTCTgtaagtcataatcatcaaaattagaaaaaataaaggaattgaaatatttcacattatataattttcattttctgaaatgaatGACAAAACATTTAGAGTTTTTTCATGATAGTctgatttttttagatgtacctgtatatttcaggtcattgtcctgctggaaggagaacCTTAGCCCCATTCTCAGATCTTCAGCAGCCCATTTCAGGGTCTTCTAGAGTTGCCGTGCATTTAACTCTATTCAACTTGCTTCTTTGCTCCTTCTGAAGAAAATGCATCGCCGCTGTATGacgctgccaccatcatgtgtcactgtgtgtgattgtgtgttcaaggtgatgttgtgtgttttaattttccACTACACAGAGTGTTGTAAATAGGCTAAATCGTCCAAATCTGGTCTCCTCTGACCGGAACCCTCTTTTTCCCAAATCTTTGCAGTATCCTCTACATGGCTGGTGCTAAACTGTTGTAAACCTCTCGATCTCCTCGATTATATTTCAGTTGTTGGATCATTGGTTGGTAAAAGTTAGGGGTGCTTTTTAAAACctaactgatttaaacttccccacaactttctcccagacaggtctgttgtgttccttggtcttcagaATGCTTTGTTctctaatattctctaacaaacctctgatgtCTCCACATAACAGCTGAATTCATAAAGGTGGagtctatttactaattagaggACTTCTGATGCCAAGTggttgcactgcattttatttaggggtctcAGAATAAAGGGTATGAAGTACAAATGCAGCCCACActtttttggattttgtttgtaaatgaaaaccaagtatcattttacttccacttcccAGCTGTGCATTGATCCGTGTTGGTATTTTTACATAAAGTCTAAATAATATAGATTGAAGTTTGAGGTTGCAATgtgagaaaatctgaaaaaaattcaaagagtttaaataatttttgcaaGGTGTTGCGTTACCTCTAAAGGCCTTGTTGACTTTTTGTTTGCAGATGGATCCACAGATGGACGGCTGCATACGGGAAGGCCGCTGGTTAAACCTCAACATACCCTGGGTGGCAGATGCAGAAGAGCTCTGGCTTTGCCATCAGAACATTCGACCTGGCAGCTTCTTTGCTGGCGAAGGATTCAGCATTTTCAACACCTCAGGTTGTAGCACTGTACCGAATTATATAAGATGCAGATGAGTTAAAACACCCACTCATGTGATGACTTGCTCAGCTTGGCTTGGGTATTTGTGCACAACACGAGATCTTAGGTAGCAATATGTTCTGATAAGGTATTCAACTCTAAGAGTGTTTCAGGGATGATCCTGTTAAAGGTGGGATTGCCCtgtttgtttgcagttttcagCATCGATGAAGATCAGGGCTTCAAGGTTGAATTTTGGGGAGACTTCAGTCAGATGGATGGAACCATTCTGAGCATCATGTCCTCACAGGAAGAGTTGCTGGGAGCTTTGGTAGCCAATAATAACACAAATGTGCGTGCCTAAATTTCTCCCAGGTTGTCAGATCACTTTAAACATCATCTTAAATCCCACAAGATTCTCTGATTTGTGAATAAATTAGAgatcaataataaaaatacatttctgtctcCCTATCTCTGGGTTACAGGAGATTCATCTCACTATcaggaaggaaaaacatgttGTGAAAAACACTTTGAAGAGGCTGCAGATTACTTTCCTGAAGTATATTGTGAAATGGTTAATTTATTTAGATGAATcaaatgaaataatgttttcttaTGGACCAGAGAGTACTCCTGGAAATCTGACAACGCTGACAGAGGGGCGTTTCGCCATTGGAGGTCTTCTGGGTAAGTATAAActgattttaaagattttattttacatctttAGAGCTTCAGATCCCATATTATTGTTCAAAAAGAGAAAACTTAAAGAAAGACAAACTGCCAGTAGGAGATGTTGAAGCAAgaagaggaaaacaaaacatggacaGACTGCTTAAGGCTGCACAGTCCACTGTAATAGGTGCTGTCTTCTTTCCATTTTTCACTCCTCAGGTGGTGGTAAAGATATGGTTGGCTCCCATTTCCTGACAGGCTGTCTAGAGAAGATCCAAGTCCAAGGGAAGGATTTGGATCTGGATTCAGCTGTCAAAGACATGTCAGCTTCTTCTCATAGCTGCCCTGCATAGACAACAAACGCATGTGTGCACTGGAATTAATTTCATTAACTATAGGTTCataattcattaaaaataaGATAACTGCAAATTATTCCCATAATAGTGTGATATTCTGTATGCTAAAAGACTAATGTGTCTTAGCAGAAACCaaagaaacatgcagaaaatatGTAAAGAAGTGGAATTAAAAAAATCACCAACATAAGATGCAAAACTCAATTCTGAGAAGCAATTAGTGGCTGCAAAGAGATGCACAAATTTAAATATACTCAAATATAAATTACTAAAATGTAATGAAATCTAATCATTGATGGATTCAAACCATAACATAGAAATGGAtgtgtttataaataaaattgataagg
Proteins encoded:
- the shbg gene encoding sex hormone-binding globulin; the encoded protein is MAVLWKAVAGGLLFTVCLMGWRVEGQGNNKKEVSGDSIIYLGQERNPWRPLIRTTANLTEISSIKSSFQFRTFDPEGVIFYGDTKNGKDWFVLSLKEGIPLMQISKEDVQVSVTGGPKLNDGKWHTVDLSNHGKFVILEVDSSPGLVVGLHSKQTKEVISGELRLALGGILITKDKMIVQMDPQMDGCIREGRWLNLNIPWVADAEELWLCHQNIRPGSFFAGEGFSIFNTSVFSIDEDQGFKVEFWGDFSQMDGTILSIMSSQEELLGALVANNNTNEIHLTIRKEKHVVKNTLKRLQITFLKYIVKWLIYLDESNEIMFSYGPESTPGNLTTLTEGRFAIGGLLGGGKDMVGSHFLTGCLEKIQVQGKDLDLDSAVKDMSASSHSCPA